Genomic segment of Desulfallas thermosapovorans DSM 6562:
TACCCACAACCACCTGCACAGCAAAAACCAATCCGCCCAGCCATAGGCGCTGCCCCCCGGGGCGCTGCGGCAGCGACAGAACGGCCACACTTACCGCCACCAGCGCCGCCACCCGCACAGCAAACTCCCAACCCGGCACCACGGCATACAAGCCAAGCACCGCCCCGGCCAGAGCCGCCAGAGCATATTTCCGGTAACAAACAAAACCGGCCGCCACCAGCGCCACCCCAAAGGGCAGCAACTCACCCAGCAAAAAAGCCCTGCCCAGTAAAAAACCAGCCGCCAGCAGGGCGACCAGTCCGGTGCCGTCCTTAAGTCGCCACCCGGTAAAAATATGCAGCCGGGAGGCCTTTGGACGCCCGGCGTTTAAATTATGATAAAAATTTTCTTCCTTTGCCTGGCTGCGCTGTTGCAGATAAACACCGGCCTTTTCAAACAACAAATCCACCCCTTTGCGACATAATGCTGTTTCCATTATATTACAAATAAGTGGATTCAAAAGGAGTTTTTTGGTATTTTATCCCAGTTTTATTGCGACAACTTTCCGCCTGTTCCGGCAATATCCATTATTAAACCGTGCAGTATGTCCGCCTCGCTAACCAGTATACTCTCCCGGGCCAGGCCGTGTAAAATTGTACTCAATATGCGGGCACCGGCCGGTATAATATCGGCCCGCTGGGGCTGCAGGCCGGGTAATTGCCGGCGTTCCTCGATGGTCAAGCTGCTTAACAAACGATATAATTCATCGACCCTGGCCGTGGCCAGGCGAAAACCGTGGATTTTCCGCGGGTCGTACCGGCGCATCCCCTGGGCCATGGCCGCCAGGGTGGTCACCGTTCCCCCCACACCGATTACCTCACCAGGGTTGTCCAACAGGACATCCTGCATTATGTCACCGATAGCGTTGTTAATTTGCCCGCCGTCGTAGCCAACCTCGGTCATCCGGACAGCCCCGGCATTTATGCTGGCAAGTCTGGTTTTTCCGGCCCGGCGCCAGATAAATTCGGTACTACCGCCTCCAATGTCGATTACCAGCGCCCCACCCACATCACCCAGGGCGCTGGTCACGCCCAGGTAGCTCAGCCGGGCTTCCTCGGGACCCGGGAGCACCATTAACTCCCGCCCCGTTGCGGAACGCACCGCGTTAATAAACTGGTCACGATTTGCGGCGTCCCGTACCGCACTGGTGGCCGCCAAAACGATTTTCCCGGCTCCGGCCCGTTCTGCACGCACCACAAAATCCACAATTGCGGCCAGCGTTCTATCCATAGCAACCTGCAGCAGTCGACCCCCCTGAATACCCTGCCCGAGGCGGGTGGTGGCCAGGTCCGTTAGAACCGGCCGCAGTATACCCTCACGGGACACCTCGGCCACCAATAACCTGGTGGAATTGGTACCTACATCAATTGCCGCAACCAGCACTGATTAATCACCTACCCATAAAAAAAGCATCTCCCACTGGAAATGCTTTTGTATACCACTTTAATTTATGATCTCCGGTTACCGCGACCTCCACGCTTGGCATCGGCGTTGCGGCGCAAGCCCTGTTGTCTCTCTTCACTGTCCTTTAAAAAACGGCTTAACTTTTCCTCGAATGAAATTTCGAACTTTTTACGCGGTGCGGGCCGGCGTTTTTCCACCGTTTGCTTGATGGATAGCCCGATTTTTCCCTTGGGGTCCACGGAAATAACCTTAACTTTAACCAGGTCATTTACTTTAAGGAAATCGTTAATGTCTTTTACATATTCCTCGGCTATTTCAGAAATATGCACCAAACCGACTTCCCCGTCCGGCAATTCAACAAAGGCACCAAAGTTTGTAATCCCTGTTACTTTCCCTTCAACAATTTTTCCTGCTTGCACTGGCATAACTGCAAATATATCCTCCCATTACCGAGTGGCTTGATTAATTATACCAAAGCCATACGGCCTGTCAAGCGTTAATTAGTCCTTTAATTCAACAAACTACCGTTTACGGCTGGGCCTCCCCTGTACCGGGCGGCACCGGTACTATTCTGGCCTCGCCGGGTTTGACAAGCCCCAGCTTTTCCCTGGCCACCTGTTCAATATAATCATTGGACTGCAACCTTTCCAACTCTTCATATAATGCGGCATTCTTGTCCCGCAACTCTTCAATCTCGGCCCGCATAGCCTCAATGTTTTTCTGCATGTTATACAGCTGATCGAGCCGGGAGCCCAGGGAAAAGGATATATACAGCATTAAGAGCACAATAACGAACACCGGTATTTTGCTGCGGGAGAGCTTGAAAGTCCACCGTTTGGATTCCCTGTTAAATTCCTTTTCGACGGGACCACCAATGTCCATAATTTTGTTCCTCCTCGACGGTTCCTTTTTTACCCTGTACAAACCATTCTATATCAGGCTTTTATTTCCTGCTTGCCGGTGTTTTTTCACCAACAAGTCATTTTTCCCGCCCCGGACCTGCTTTGCAGCACGTCGGGTCTATGGACACCGCACCCCAAAAAAAATAAGCCGGTTGTCATTTAACCGGCTTTTCTTTCCGCCAGCAAGCTGATATACTCTTCACCCAGCTTGGTCAGGCTGCATATTTTACTTTTTCCCTCGGTGGATACATCCACCAATCCCAGGGCATACAACTGCATAATCACATGATCCAGTACAGCCCTTTTGACCCGGGAAAGCAGCGACAAATCTTCCTTATTCATGTTACCCTCATTGATCAGCGCTTCCAGCACCCGGTTGGCCTCCTCGGGCAAGCGATCACCTGCTTTAACCAAGTAATCCGCTAACGTTGTAGTACCAATCATTTATCAATTCCTCCTCCTTTATCTATCTATATTGTTAACACTTTTTTCTTAATTAATAAGCGTTTATACTATAAAAATTTGGAAACAATATTACCAATCAATTAATAAAAGCAGGTGATCTCGTGCACAGAAAAATTGGCATCCTTTTAACCGCACTTTTACTTTTAGCAAGTACCGGGTTTTGTATTTATGAACAGCAAAGGAACAAACCTGCGGGTTTAATCAGGCTGCACATTATTGCCAACAGCAACACCTTTTACGACCAAAACCTCAAGTACCAGGTAAGGGACCGGATTGTCCGGGAAATGGCGCCCGCCTTTAGTGAGGCCTCCGATATAGAAACAGCCAGGCAGGTCGCCGACGCCAATGTGGAAAATATCCGCAGCATAGCCGAAGATGAAATAAAGCGCCGGGGATTTGATTATCCGGTGCAGGTGGTGCGGGGAGATTATTACTTCCCCGCCAAAAAGTACACCGTCCAAGAAGAAAGCCGCCTGGCATCCTTTACATTACCTCCGGGACGCTACGAGGCAGTACGGGTAATCATAGGTTCGGGGGAAGGGGCCAACTGGTGGTGTGTACTTTATCCACCGCTGTGTTTCGTGGATCTGCAGCAGGCCGCTCCGCCTCTAATCATGCCGGTGGCATCGGCTGCACAGGAAGAAAGCATTGAACATGATGAAGAAGGCATGGAACATGGTGAAGAAGGCATGGAACATGATATGGAGGAAGTGAATAAAAAGGTCGAAGAAGACAGCCCGAAACCATATATAAGTTATCGATTTCGCATTATGGAAGTATTTAAAAAGACCCTCAATTTCCTTTAAAAGCCTGTCCGCAAGGTCCGCGCTAAATATTGCCAGGCCAGCCGGTTCCGGTGATACTCACGCAGGTTCCGGGTGCTCTCAAGGTTGGAAGGTTTAATCTTTCAACCTTGAGAATACCCGGCACCAAAGTTAAAAGCCCCAAAGCCTGTTTTCGGGGCCTATTTCTTTCGTTTTAGTTTACCGATGACGCCAAGGCCACATTTTCTCCAGCGGCGGTATAATACCTTGACCGGGGCAGGTACCAGGCGCTTCAACATTTTACCGGCCATACCACCGGCCTTGCCCAGTACCAGGCCGGTTATTTTAAAGGGGTAGGTTAAGATGATATAAATAATACGTAGGGGGAACAACAATATTACTATTATCCACTTAACCAGCCAAATCAACAACTGAATAGTTTTTATCACCAACCTTCTCATCCGGCGCCGGCTGAGCCGGTAATAAAAGACCGCACCCATGCCCAAGCCCAGGAGCACATAAAACCGAACCTCACCCTGGTTGTATTGCAATAACAAGGCATAAACCACTACCGTTGCGCAAAGCCAGTAGATAACGTCACCGAAAAATGTGCCTGTTTTTTTCAACCCCAAAACTTGACCGGTACCGGCATAAACATCATATAAAAACCCGGCCAGCGCCCCGGTCAAAACCGTGCACAAAAATACCATGAACTGACTGGTTACCGGCTCCGCCAAAGTATATACCTCCGATTTTCAGCCCGGACAACCCGAAAAGCCGAACAAAAATATTAAATTTACTTGAAAATCCTGTTCAGCATGCCCTTGCCCCTGAAACCACCGGTGCCTTTATGTTCCGTGAACTCCATAGTGTTAATTCTTCCTTCCACCGCCAAATTACCGCTTTCTAAATTTAACTGGGTGATATGCAGCCCTTCACCCCGCAGTACAAGCATCCCCATGTTGGTGACCAGGCTGATTTCCTTTTCGTTAAAATTGCCTACATGCTCCACCCCGTCCACCAGTAAATGTTTGCGGTCGGTGAGGACTATCCGGTTATTGAAGTCCTGTTTAAACTCCATATTGTTTCACCTCCGTGGGCACGGGTAAACCCTTCGTTCTATATCTATGCCGGTAATTCAGCATTATGCAAAAAAAGGATGACCCGTTAAAGACGGATCATCCTTTTTAATCCCATAGCTTTTGTATGTCGACATCCTGGTAATAAAATTTAATAATCTCCTGGGGGCTCTTTCCTTCCGAAGCCATTTTATTCGCCCCCCACTGGCACAACCCAACTCCGTGCCCGAATCCCTTACCTTCCAGTACTAAATTATATCCTTCTATCCGGGCACTGGAGATTAATGTTGACCGTACTTTGTCACTGCCCAAAGCCAGTCTCAAATCCGGGCCGCCCACCGTGGCAGAACCAACCTGTATTCTGGTGGCTCGTCCCGAAGGCCCCCTTTCCACAATTTCCACGGTATTAATATTACCCGGATCCTGACCACTGATTTCCCTTACTGCCGCCCGCACTTGCTCCAGGGGTATGGTCACACTCCAATGGCGATTTTCCGGCACAGTAACCTCAAGGCAGCCATCCCGCGCTCCGGCTTTAATATACGGTGTGGGCTCCTTTGTATAGGCCAGCCCCTCTTCCGCCGTGGCGGAAATCCCTCCGTCACATGCCGAGAACCATCCTTTCACATAATCGCCGCGATAGGTAATTACCTGACCCCTGGTGGAAGCTACGGCCCGGAGTACTTTATCGTTTATTCGTGAAGGATCATAAGCCTGGAACTCCTCTATGTCGGTGGACGCGTCCGTACCATGCAGTTTTCTTACCCGCCCGGCCTGAATATTTTCCATGGTGAAGGTGCGGGCCAATATCGCCTGGGCGGCCAGGGCATTTTCCGGCCAGGTGGGCTCCATTTCAGCCGCCACGACTCCGGCCAGGTATTCTTCAAGTTTAATATTCTTCTTGATGTCCCGCTCTTTAATGTAAAGACTAATGGTAGGCTCCTCTTTAGGAGCACCCGGGACCGGCTCATCCGGTTTACGCTGCGGTGCTCTGGCGCAGCCCCATATCAGCCCTGCTATAACTAGGGCCACCAGCGCTATTTTAATTAGGCGCAATATCATCCCTCCCGATTTTTTATTATCTTTTGTGGGATGATATTAAAATATGCGCTGGTTAATTTTGTTTATCGGGCCCCCTGGTGAAGTAATGCAGTACTCCCGTCAACCTGCCCGCGCCCCCGGGCCTTAAACCCCCGGCAAAGGACTGTTCCACTATACCCGCATAACCCGTAATGGACAGCACCGGTGCATGTGACCCGCTGAAAACCGCCTGCAAAGTGCCATCCGGGCAAATCTGCCAGCCGGACTGCCTGAGCTTGCACCAGACCCCGCGACAGGGCAACAACCCCCAGGCATTTACCAATTTATCCAGCAACTGTTCCATCCACATCATTGCAACACCCCTTTAACTTGTTTGCCATTTACTGTAAATATTACCACGTACGGGCAAATCCCATATTAGCCATTAAGGGGCTGTATACAATAAATATAACTATTATACTCACTAATAGTATTATTTAGACCGTTTTAACAAGCTATACAAATTAAAATAAAAGAAAGGCCCCTTTAGGACCTTTGTTGCAATGATTTTTCAACTGTCTTCCAGACGTTTGTCTTCCAGAACTGTATACAAACCCGCCGCCTGCTTGGCGGGTACAGTCTCCTGCACCGCGGTAATTTTAATTTTTAAACGGCGTTGTCCGAAGGAAAGTTCCAATATATCGCCAGGCTGAACTTCTGTTCCGGCTTTAGCCACACGGCCATTGATCTTGACCTGCTGCCGGTCGCAAGCTTCCTTGGCCAGGGTACGCCGTTTAATAATCCGGGAAACTTTTAAAAATTTATCCAGTCTCAATGTTTAAACCACTCGGTTCCACTGGTATTTATAAAGAAACAAGTCTTTTACGAAGAAACGGTTTCCCGTAAGGCTTTGCCCGCTTTAAATACCGGAACACGGGCGGCGGCAATATTGATTTCCTCGCCTGTTTGCGGGTTACGGCCTTTGCGGGCAGCCCTTTCCCTGATTTCAAAAGTACCGAAACCAACCAACTGGACCTTGTCGCCATTGGCCAGTGCCTCCTCAATGCTTGCCAGTACCGCACTTACGGCCTTTTCGGCGTCCTTTTTGGTTAATTCGGACTTCTCGGCCACATTGGCAATCAGCTCTGCCTTATTCATAAATACCCCCCTCAGAAATGTAACGTGATTATAACATAATTACTTACTAAGCTATTCGTATTCGCTGTTTATCCAACAGGTTCCTGCTTTGTAATTGATTATTACCACATTTTTTACCTCATTTTTCACTATTTTTGGCCTTTTCCCACAACTGGTCCATCTCGGCCAGGGACATCCGGGCAAGAGTGGTCCCCTTCGAAGCGGCTTCCTTTTCTATAAAAGAAAACCTGCGTATAAACTTATCCACAGTGGCTGTTAGGGCCGCCTCGGGGTCAACGCCCGATAACCTGGCGGCATTTACCACCGCAAAAAGCATGTCGCCGGCTTCCAGCTCAATTTTTTCCCTTTGCCCGCCGGCCAGAGCTTCCTTCCATTCAACCAATTCCTCATCAACTTTATCCAGCGCCCCCTGGTAATCGGGCCAGTCAAAACCGACCCGGGCGGCTTTGGCCTGTATTTTATAAGCGCGCAACAGAGCCGGTAACCCACGGGGAACCCCATCCAATACCGACTTCCTTTTTTCCGCACCACACTCCTTTTCGCCCTGTTTGATTTTGTCCCAATTGACCAGCACTTCATCACTGTTATTAACATGTATATTCCCAAAAACGTGCGGGTGACGACGAATCATTTTTTGGCAAATACTATCTATTACGTCGTTGATGTCAAAAAAACCGTTTTCCCGTGCTATTTGGGCATGGAATACTATTTGTAATAATAAGTCTCCCAATTCTTCACAAATATTATACATGTTTTCCTGTTGGATAGCTTCCAGCACCTCATATGTTTCTTCCAGCAGGTATGTGGTCAGGGTATGGTGGTCCTGTTCCCGGTCCCAGGGACAGCCCTGCTCTCCTCGCAATTGGCCCATAATGTCCACCAGCGGGTCCAGGGGAAACCGGGACGTTACCTTGGCAGCCTTGCTGTACCCCGGTATATATAAACTGGTTAGATGATCCAGCCAGTCCAGGCGGTCTATCTCATACAACTGTACATTTTCAATTCTCTGCCGGCCGGGCACGCCCGCTGCCCGCACCACCACCGCCGGGTGCTCCGGAGGATATACCTCCATTAAGGATAGTTTTACATCTGCCGCCACCAGGCGGTTATAGACTTGCACCACCACCACTGCCAGGGTCGGGCTGAGCTGGTGCTCGTCCAATTGCAACCCGTCAACGATTTGTATCCCCTGAATGGGGTCCACCTGCAAAGCCGCATAAAGCTCATCCAAAAAACTCATGGCCGGTACCAGATCAATATCTATACCCTGTTTTCGGGCCCGGCTTATGATCATATCAACCGTTGTTTCCGCCACCAGCGGGTGGCCGGGCACAG
This window contains:
- a CDS encoding S1 RNA-binding domain-containing protein; protein product: MPVQAGKIVEGKVTGITNFGAFVELPDGEVGLVHISEIAEEYVKDINDFLKVNDLVKVKVISVDPKGKIGLSIKQTVEKRRPAPRKKFEISFEEKLSRFLKDSEERQQGLRRNADAKRGGRGNRRS
- the yabQ gene encoding spore cortex biosynthesis protein YabQ, with product MAEPVTSQFMVFLCTVLTGALAGFLYDVYAGTGQVLGLKKTGTFFGDVIYWLCATVVVYALLLQYNQGEVRFYVLLGLGMGAVFYYRLSRRRMRRLVIKTIQLLIWLVKWIIVILLFPLRIIYIILTYPFKITGLVLGKAGGMAGKMLKRLVPAPVKVLYRRWRKCGLGVIGKLKRKK
- a CDS encoding RNA-binding S4 domain-containing protein; amino-acid sequence: MRLDKFLKVSRIIKRRTLAKEACDRQQVKINGRVAKAGTEVQPGDILELSFGQRRLKIKITAVQETVPAKQAAGLYTVLEDKRLEDS
- a CDS encoding FtsB family cell division protein encodes the protein MDIGGPVEKEFNRESKRWTFKLSRSKIPVFVIVLLMLYISFSLGSRLDQLYNMQKNIEAMRAEIEELRDKNAALYEELERLQSNDYIEQVAREKLGLVKPGEARIVPVPPGTGEAQP
- a CDS encoding SpoIID/LytB domain-containing protein — encoded protein: MILRLIKIALVALVIAGLIWGCARAPQRKPDEPVPGAPKEEPTISLYIKERDIKKNIKLEEYLAGVVAAEMEPTWPENALAAQAILARTFTMENIQAGRVRKLHGTDASTDIEEFQAYDPSRINDKVLRAVASTRGQVITYRGDYVKGWFSACDGGISATAEEGLAYTKEPTPYIKAGARDGCLEVTVPENRHWSVTIPLEQVRAAVREISGQDPGNINTVEIVERGPSGRATRIQVGSATVGGPDLRLALGSDKVRSTLISSARIEGYNLVLEGKGFGHGVGLCQWGANKMASEGKSPQEIIKFYYQDVDIQKLWD
- a CDS encoding stage II sporulation protein R, which translates into the protein MHRKIGILLTALLLLASTGFCIYEQQRNKPAGLIRLHIIANSNTFYDQNLKYQVRDRIVREMAPAFSEASDIETARQVADANVENIRSIAEDEIKRRGFDYPVQVVRGDYYFPAKKYTVQEESRLASFTLPPGRYEAVRVIIGSGEGANWWCVLYPPLCFVDLQQAAPPLIMPVASAAQEESIEHDEEGMEHGEEGMEHDMEEVNKKVEEDSPKPYISYRFRIMEVFKKTLNFL
- a CDS encoding transcriptional regulator; protein product: MIGTTTLADYLVKAGDRLPEEANRVLEALINEGNMNKEDLSLLSRVKRAVLDHVIMQLYALGLVDVSTEGKSKICSLTKLGEEYISLLAERKAG
- a CDS encoding HU family DNA-binding protein; the protein is MNKAELIANVAEKSELTKKDAEKAVSAVLASIEEALANGDKVQLVGFGTFEIRERAARKGRNPQTGEEINIAAARVPVFKAGKALRETVSS
- the mazG gene encoding nucleoside triphosphate pyrophosphohydrolase, with protein sequence MTAKITLVGLGPGSRDALPAVNLEILKGAARLFLRTEVHPVVDWLKEQQIAFSSFDSYYEQGDSFDEVYRQIAEDVLTAAAQGPVVYAVPGHPLVAETTVDMIISRARKQGIDIDLVPAMSFLDELYAALQVDPIQGIQIVDGLQLDEHQLSPTLAVVVVQVYNRLVAADVKLSLMEVYPPEHPAVVVRAAGVPGRQRIENVQLYEIDRLDWLDHLTSLYIPGYSKAAKVTSRFPLDPLVDIMGQLRGEQGCPWDREQDHHTLTTYLLEETYEVLEAIQQENMYNICEELGDLLLQIVFHAQIARENGFFDINDVIDSICQKMIRRHPHVFGNIHVNNSDEVLVNWDKIKQGEKECGAEKRKSVLDGVPRGLPALLRAYKIQAKAARVGFDWPDYQGALDKVDEELVEWKEALAGGQREKIELEAGDMLFAVVNAARLSGVDPEAALTATVDKFIRRFSFIEKEAASKGTTLARMSLAEMDQLWEKAKNSEK
- the yabP gene encoding sporulation protein YabP; this encodes MEFKQDFNNRIVLTDRKHLLVDGVEHVGNFNEKEISLVTNMGMLVLRGEGLHITQLNLESGNLAVEGRINTMEFTEHKGTGGFRGKGMLNRIFK
- a CDS encoding Ppx/GppA phosphatase family protein, with protein sequence MLVAAIDVGTNSTRLLVAEVSREGILRPVLTDLATTRLGQGIQGGRLLQVAMDRTLAAIVDFVVRAERAGAGKIVLAATSAVRDAANRDQFINAVRSATGRELMVLPGPEEARLSYLGVTSALGDVGGALVIDIGGGSTEFIWRRAGKTRLASINAGAVRMTEVGYDGGQINNAIGDIMQDVLLDNPGEVIGVGGTVTTLAAMAQGMRRYDPRKIHGFRLATARVDELYRLLSSLTIEERRQLPGLQPQRADIIPAGARILSTILHGLARESILVSEADILHGLIMDIAGTGGKLSQ